One part of the Sesamum indicum cultivar Zhongzhi No. 13 linkage group LG14, S_indicum_v1.0, whole genome shotgun sequence genome encodes these proteins:
- the LOC105176890 gene encoding probable glutathione S-transferase parC, giving the protein MADKVVLLDDYVSMFGMRARVALAEKGVEYEYREESLQAGKSPLLLQMNPVHKQVPVLIHNGNPISESLIIVEYIDEVWKDKCPDLLPAHPYQRAHARFWADFVDRKVYDAGRRLSGTKVEEQESGKKDFIAALKLLEGELGDNPYFGGENFGFLDVALIPFYTWFPAFETCGNFSTEEHCPKLISWARRCMERESVSKSLADPKKVYDFVLFLKKKYGGQ; this is encoded by the exons atggcGGACAAGGTGGTTCTGCTGGATGACTACGTGAGCATGTTTGGGATGAGGGCTAGAGTCGCATTAGCCGAGAAGGGTGTGGAGTACGAGTACAGGGAGGAGAGCTTGCAGGCTGGCAAAAGCCCGCTTTTGCTTCAGATGAACCCGGTTCACAAGCAAGTCCCGGTCTTGATTCACAACGGGAACCCCATCTCTGAATCGCTCATTATTGTTGAGTACATTGACGAGGTGTGGAAGGATAAGTGTCCTGATTTATTGCCTGCTCACCCTTACCAGAGAGCTCACGCTAGGTTTTGGGCTGATTTTGTTGACAGAAAG GTATATGATGCTGGAAGACGGCTGTCAGGGACAAAGGTAGAAGAGCAAGAATCAGGCAAGAAAGACTTCATAGCTGCTCTCAAGCTGTTGGAGGGAGAGCTGGGGGACAACCCTTACTTTGGTGGTGAGAATTTCGGGTTTCTTGATGTGGCCCTAATCCCTTTCTACACTTGGTTCCCTGCATTCGAGACTTGCGGCAACTTTAGCACTGAAGAGCATTGTCCGAAATTGATCAGTTGGGCGAGGAGATGCATGGAGAGGGAGAGCGTGTCCAAATCCTTGGCTGATCCTAAGAAGGTTTATGACTTTGTCTTGtttctgaaaaagaaatacGGCGGGCAGTAG